Proteins from a genomic interval of Corythoichthys intestinalis isolate RoL2023-P3 chromosome 3, ASM3026506v1, whole genome shotgun sequence:
- the LOC130913823 gene encoding TBC1 domain family member 10A-like, with protein MANTENGRRPLDTRSIRTVSSSHIEDGSSLGSDSEINGFTSDRQTDKYGFIGGAQQYTEESAQDVPTAVLRQREVKWLDMLNHWDKWMIKRFNKVRLRCQKGIPPSLRGRAWLYLSGGKGKKEQNHGKFQELDSQPGDPKWSDVIEKDLHRQFPFHEMFVSRGGHGQKDLFRVLKAYTLYRPEEGYCQAQAPIAAVLLMHMPAEDAFWGLVQICEKYLPGYYSPGLEAIQLDGEILFALLRRVSPLAFRHLEKHKIDPILYMTEWFMCAFSRTLPWASVLRVWDMFLCDGVKIIFRVGLVLLKCMLGSREKLKACQGQYETMELLRAVEPRYMQEGFLVREILEVPITARDVEREHHSQLKRWRKNRGELNFKSPPRMHGARLVMLADPPRRQDLQQHPTILLEEAELLKKEQKSKKKTLKKSQVPEEIPNPYPLPNSAPPPPSFPPAPPPMPNKALENVPQTQTELLHQGRALPADLPPAKETPLQQSTHSLSSTDQDTYL; from the exons ATGGCCAACACGGAGAACGGCCGTCGGCCCTTGGACACAAGGAGCATTCGGACCGTCAGCAGCAGCCACATCGAAGACGGAAGTTCGTTGGGTTCCGACTCCGAGATCAACGGTTTCACCAGCGACAGACAAACGGACAAATATGGATTTATTGGCGGAGCACAACAGTACACGGAGGAGTC AGCTCAGGATGTACCTACAGCAGTGCTCCGGCAAAGGGAGGTGAAGTGGTTGGATATGCTCAATCACTGGGACAAGTGGATGATCAAGCGGTTCAATAAG GTGAGGCTTCGATGCCAGAAGGGAATTCCTCCTTCACTGCGAGGCCGTGCGTGGCTATACCTTTCAGGAGGGAAGGGCAAGAAAGAACAAAACCATGGAAAGTTTCAG GAGTTGGATAGCCAGCCAGGGGACCCCAAATGGAGCGATGTGATTGAGAAAGATCTGCATCGACAATTTCCATTCCACGAGATGTTTGTGTCACGGGGAGGGCACGG GCAGAAGGATCTTTTCCGTGTTTTGAAGGCATACACTCTGTACAGACCAGAGGAGGGATACTGTCAGGCACAGGCTCCCATTGCTGCTGTGTTACTCATGCACATGCCTGCTGAG gatgcATTCTGGGGGCTGGTACAGATTTGTGAGAAGTATCTTCCTGGCTACTACAGCCCAGGCCTG GAAGCTATACAGTTAGATGGGGAGATCCTTTTTGCTCTGCTGCGACGTGTCTCTCCTTTGGCCTTCCGCCATTTGGAGAAGCATAAGATTGACCCCATCCTCTACATGACTGAATGGTTTATGTGTGCCTTCTCCAGAACACTGCCGTGGGCGTCTGTGTTGCGTGTCTGGGACATGTTCCTCTGTGACG GTGTGAAAATAATCTTCCGAGTAGGCTTGGTGTTGCTAAAGTGCATGCTTGGTAGTCGTGAGAAGCTGAAGGCTTGCCAGGGACAGTATGAAACCATGGAGCTTCTTCGTGCAGTGGAGCCACGATACATGCAGGAAGGTTTCCTTGTCCGAGAG ATCTTGGAAGTGCCGATTACAGCGCGTGACGTGGAAAGGGAACATCACAGCCAGCTGAAGCGCTGGCGGAAGAACCGCGGCGAACTCAATTTCAAATCTCCTCCCAGGATGCACGGCGCCCGACTCGTCATGCTGGCCGACCCCCCGAGGCGCCAGGACCTGCAGCAGCATCCCACTATTCTATTGGAGGAGGCGGAGCTGCTGAAGAAGGAGCAGAAGAGCAAAAAGAAAACCCTGAAGAAGTCTCAGGTCCCtgaagagattcccaacccttacCCTCTTCCCAACAGTGCGCCACCCCCACCATCTTTTCCACCAGCCCCGCCTCCAATGCCAAACAAGGCCCTGGAGAATGTGCCACAGACTCAAACAGAGCTACTTCACCAAGGCCGTGCGCTCCCAGCAGACCTCCCCCCTGCCAAAGAGACTCCCCTGCAGCAATCCACACACAGCCTTAGCAGCACAGACCAAGATACGTACCTGTAA
- the sf3a1 gene encoding splicing factor 3A subunit 1: protein MPPGPVQIVQPELNKVDAPEETPATKPIVGIIYPPPEVRNIVDKTASFVARNGPEFEARIRQNEINNPKFNFLNPNDPYHAYYRHKVNEFKEGKALEPSAAVPKVMQQTMQQTQQLPQKVQVIQEAIIPKEPPPEFEFIADPPSIAAFDLDVVKLTAQFVARNGRQFLTQLMQKEQRNYQFDFLRPQHSLFNYFTKLVEQYTKILIPPKGLLIKMKKEAENPKEVMDQVRYRVEWAKYQERERKKEEEEREKERVAYAQIDWHDFVVVETVDFQPNEQGHFPPPTTPEELGARILIQERYEKYGESEEVEMEVESDEENDDREVRNVGQALQLDQDTQVQDMDEGSDEEDEGIKVAVPPSNPMPPPLPPTPDQVIIRKDYDPKASKAPAPVVTSDEYLISPITGEKIPASKIPEHMRIGLLDPRWLEQRDRSIRDRQTEDEVYAPGMDIDSSLKQLAERRTDIFGVEETAIGKKIGEEEIQKPEEKVTWDGHSGSMARTQQAAQANITLQEQIEAIHKAKGLVGEDDNKEKIGPSKPSDTHHMPPMPSAASLLPKPSPPVAVVQRPPTNVGPPVRTTLLSAVPVIPRPPVAPVVRLAPGQVLTSMPPMIPGPRINVVPMPPSAPHMMAPRPPPMVVPATFVPAPPVPQPPNVVPAPPSHPPMPHDDEPMNKKMKTEDNLIPEDEFIRRNKGPVAVKVQVPNMQDKTEWKLGGQVLNFTVPLTDQVSVIKVKIHEATGMPAGKQKLQYEGIFIKDSNSLAYYNMVTGSVIHLGLKERGGRKK from the exons AAATGGGCCTGAATTTGAAGCAAGAATCCGTCAAAATGAGATCAACAATCCCAAATTCAATTTCCTCAACCCAAATGATCCGTACCATGCTTATTACCGACACAAAGTTAATGAGTTCAAAGAAGGCAAAGCCCTGGAACCATCAGCAGCTGTGCCAAAGGTTATGCAGCAGACCATGCAACAGACCCAACAACTTCCCCAGAAA GTGCAGGTTATCCAGGAAGCTATCATTCCCAAAGAGCCACCTCCTGAGTTCGAGTTTATTGCTGATCCACCATCAATTGCCGCATTCGATCTGGATGTCGTGAAGCTCACGGCACAGTTTGTTGCTCGCAATGGCCGTCAGTTCTTGACTCAACTCATGCAGAAGGAACAGAGAAACTACCAATTTGATTTTCTAAGGCCGCAACACAGCCTTTTCAACTACTTCACCAAATTAGTTGAGCAGTATaccaag ATTTTAATTCCTCCTAAAGGCCTGCTGATAAAGATGAAGAAAGAGGCAGAGAATCCAAAAGAGGTTATGGACCAG GTGAGGTACCGTGTTGAGTGGGCAAAGTACCAGGAGCGTGAAAGAAAGAAGGAAGAGGAGGAAAGAGAGAAGGAACGAGTAGCGTATGCTCAAattgactggcatgattttgttgtGGTGGAGACGGTGGATTTCCAGCCCAACGAGCAAG GACATTTCCCCCCGCCCACAACCCCTGAGGAGCTTGGTGCCCGCATCCTAATCCAAGAGCGCTACGAAAAGTATGGGGAGAGTGAGGAAGTTGAAATGGAAGTTGAAAGCGATGAAGAAAATGATGATCGGGAGGTGCGGAATGTTGGCCAGGCCTTGCAGCTGGATCAAGACACCCAGGTCCAGGACATGGACGAG GGTTCTGATGAAGAGGATGAAGGAATTAAAGTGGCAGTGCCTCCCAGCAACCCAATGCCACCCCCGCTACCCCCAACTCCAGACCAAGTTATCATTCGTAAAGACTATGATCCAAAAG CTTCCAAAGCGCCAGCACCAGTTGTCACGTCAGATGAGTATCTCATCTCACCTATTACTGGTGAGAAGATTCCAGCTAGTAAAATACCTGAGCACATGCGTATCGGTCTGCTGGATCCACGCTGGTTGGAGCAAAGAGACCGAAGCATCAGAGACCGTCAGACTGAAGACGAAGTTTACGCTCCTGGAATGGACATTGATAGCAGCTTGAAGCAACTGGCTGAGAGACGTACTGATATCTTTGGTGTGGAGGAGACGGCTATCGGTAAGAAAATTGGTGAAGAAGAAATCCAGAAGCCAGAGGAAAAG GTCACCTGGGACGGCCACTCTGGAAGTATGGCACGCACCCAGCAAGCCGCACAAGCCAACATCACCCTTCAAGAGCAGATTGAAGCCATTCACAAGGCCAAAGGGCTTGTGGGAGAGGATGACAATAAAGAGAAGATTGGACCAAGCAAACCAAGTGACACTCACCACATGCCTCCTATGCCATCAGCTGCGTCTCTTTTACCTAAACCGAGCCCTCCAGTTGCAGTTGTACAACGTCCCCCCACCAAT GTGGGCCCTCCCGTGCGCACCACTCTTTTGTCAGCTGTGCCTGTAATACCAAGGCCACCTGTGGCTCCAGTTGTGCGCTTGGCTCCAGGACAAGTTTTAACATCAATGCCTCCAATGATTCCTGGTCCCCGCATCAATGTGGTTCCAATGCCACCATCGGCACCTCACATGATGGCTCCGAGACCACCTCCCATGGTTGTTCCAGCTA CATTTGTTCCTGCGCCTCCTGTACCACAACCCCCAAATGTTGTTCCTGCACCGCCCTCTCATCCTCCAATGCCTCATGATGATGAGCCAATGAACAAAAAGATGAAGACAGAAGACAACCTTATTCCAGAGGATGAGTTTATTCGCAGAAACAAG GGTCCAGTGGCAGTCAAAGTCCAGGTCCCCAACATGCAGGACAAAACAGAATGGAAGCTCGGTGGCCAAGTACTCAATTTCACTGTCCCACTCACAGACCAG GTTTCTGTTATTAAAGTCAAAATCCACGAAGCAACAGGCATGCCTGCAGGAAAGCAGAAATTACAATATGAG GGCATTTTCATCAAAGACTCCAACTCTCTGGCTTATTACAACATGGTCACAGGTTCAGTCATTCATTTGGGGCTGAAAGAGAGAGGTGGAAGAAAGAAGTGA